The Thermotoga neapolitana DSM 4359 sequence CCGAACGGTGTTCCTTCTGGCAGTCTGTAGAACTCGTACCAGATCTTCGAAACGTACTCATCCCTGAAGACCTTCCCGTCTGCTTCGAACATGTCTACCCTGTCCACAGGCAGCACGTTGAAACCGTTCATCTCTGTTTCGAACTCAGAAAACGCCATTTCAAGTTCGAATTCTCTTTTCAAAGTCACCCCCGTTGAAATCACGCTTCTTCTCTGTGACGGAATCTCTTCGTCCGTTACCCAGATCAAAAGGCTCGATGCCGGGTGCATGGTGAACTCTCTTTCGCTGAACTCCACCACAGCAAAGTCAAAGATGTCGATCGCGTAAATGTGTCTTTTTTCCTCCTTCAGATTCAACTGGCAGTGCACTTCCCGGTTGATGTCCGTGTTCGCAAGAAAGATGATGTATGAGCCGTTCTCAAGCAACCTCTTCTGTGCAATCACAGATTTTGCGTTCTTTCCGGTCTTTTTGTCTATGACCTCGACGGCAGCCACATCCCTGAGTGAATCGATAAGACCCTGAAGATCTTCAAAAACACGTGCTCTTTTGAGGAACTCCGGCTTTTCTTTTCTTCCTTCCACCCTTTCCGGGAAGAAGTTTCCATCTTTCAGGACAAGGATCTTACCACCGTTTTTTGAAAACTCGTTCAAAAGATCCACCGTTGAGCGTCTCAAGTTCAGCAGGGGAGGTACCAGAACGATATCGTACTCACAGTTTCCCACCACAAGTTTTTCTCCGCTCACCCTTCCGTGTTTCGAAAGGATCGTCTCATCGCCAAAGTGGAAATCTATTTTGTTTGAGACGAGTTCTTTCACGGTCCTGTCGAAGGATTCGTTGAGTTTGTCGATCTCGTCGTCGAACTTCGAATAAACACACCAGGCAGAGGTGATCGGATGGATCATCAGCACCTTCACTTCTCTCTTTCCCTGTGTCATCAGGTAGTTCAATCTGGCGAGGTAGTCAGAGAAGCGCTTTTCGTTCTTCCACCAGGGCTGTTGATAGAACAGGTTCGGTGGGTAGTCTCTTTTTCTTTCTCCCCTCATCGAGTAGAGGCTGAGGTGTGGATTTATGTAGGTGATCCCAAGGACAGCCTGCCAGTCTGCAATCCACTTTCTGTGGAGGAAACTCACGTGCTGACCCGTGGTTCCGAACGTTTCACAGAGCACCCATTTCTTTCTCAACTGTTCCGCCACCGATGAGACCTGCTTTATCGTGATCACCTGTTCAAGATGACGTGCGAGTTTGTCAACTCCCGGTATCTGCATGTATTCGTAGTGTGGCATCGCAGCCCCTATCCATTCGACCTGGCCCCTGAGCGTGTCTTCGGCCATGTAGTGGCCCGTCATGGAGATACCGTTTTCCTCGCACCACTTCGCATATGGTATCGTGAAATTTTCGATGAAGAGTTCAGTTGCAACATCGAAGAAGTCGTACCGCACCTTCATGTAGTCCTTCGTGTTGAAAAATAGCTCTTCAAAGTGTTCCCTGATGTCGTATCCCTTTCTTTTCAAGAACTCCTCCGGGAATCGATCCGTCCAGGGAAGGGTAGGAATTTCCGGGTAATGAACTCTCAGATAGGTGGGTTCGTCAGTGAAGATCCCAGGGATCGAAGAGCCAAAGAACTCACCACACACCTTTCTGTACTTCTCGTGGGTCGATCTGATGAAGGCTTCAGTGACCTTCTTCGAGAGAAGATCCACGTAGCAGGTCCCGTTGAACCAGGGATCTCCCAGTTTCATCGTGCGCTTCACAACGAAAAGTTCTTCATTTCCTCTTTCTATCCTTTTCAAGATCTCGTCGCCTGGTTCGATCTGCTCTTTCTTCAAAAGTACAAGAAACCTGTGGCGGTATTCATCACTTTCGAGAGGAACGATTCCACCGGCAAATCCAGAAGGCCACTTGTCCTCGTCGTAAAGCCAGGCCAGCATTCCAAGTTTTCTAGCATGCTCAGCACACCTTTTCACAAGGGCCATCCATTCATCGGAGAGGTATTCCGTCACAAGCCCCACCCTCGAGTGCATGAAGAAACCGCCGTATCCCTTTTCGCACATCTCGTCTATCTGCCTCAGGAGTTCTTCTTCGCACAGTTTGTCGTTCCAGCTCCAGAAAGGTGCGGGCCTGTACCACACTCCAGGGTTTTCCAGATCCTTCAGGTTCACACTCTCATCCCCTTGTACCTTCTCCATTCTTCGTACTTTTCGCTCCACAACTCCGGATTCTTCGGCTCGAACATTTTCAACTCAAAGGACTTTCTCACAACTTCTCTTGCCTCGTCGAGATCTTTTATCTCACCCATGGCGATGAACTGAACGAGGGCGTTTCCGATGGGCGTTGCATCCACAGGGCCTGCCACCACGATCTTTCCCGTTGCATCGGCAATGAAACTCATCAGAAGATCGTTCTTCACGGCTCCACCCACTATGTGGATCTTTTCGTACCTTCTACCGGTGAGTTCTTCGATCTGTTCCACGATCCATTTGCTGTTGAACGCAAGGGACTCGAAGATGAGGCGGGAAATTTCTCCGATTCCCCCCAGTGTTCTCTGTCCTGTCTTTTCAAGATAAGATCTGATTCTCTCCAGCATGTTCCCGGGGTGAAGAAACTCTTCTCTGTCCGGGTCGAGAAACGCCTGGAAAGAAGGTGCGTTCTCTGCCATCTCCACGATCTCTGAGTAGTTCTTTTTCCACATCCTGTTGCACTCTTCAAGAAGCCACATACCGGTTGCGTTCTTGAGAAACCTGATCTTTCCGTATCCACCTTCGTTTGTGAAGTTTCTTTCCATCGCCTCTTCCGTCAGAAGAGGTTCCTCCAGTTCCGTTCCCACAAGAAACCATGTTCCAGAACTGATGTAGATCCCTTCCTCTTCGAACGGCACGGCCACAACGGCGGATGCGGTATCGTGGCAGGTGGTGGCGATCACGTTCATTTCCCTTTTTACCCTGCATTTTCCCAGGACGGTACCCGGTGAGACCACCTCCGGGAAGATTTCAGTGGGAATGGAAAGTTTTTCGAGAAGATCGAACGCCCATCTTTTCTCCGGCACACTGTAGCACTGGGAAGTGCTTGCGATCGTGTACTCACTCACCACCTCACCGGAAAGCCAGAAGTTGAACACGTCTGGTATCATCAGGATCTTCTTTGCCACTTTCAGGAAAGGATCTTTCGAAAGAACCATCGAGTAGAGCTGATAGAGGGTGTTTATCTCCATGAACTGTATCCCCGTTCGCTCGAATATGTACTTCTTTGGGATGATATCGAAGACTTTTTCCATAACTCCCTCTGTTCTTATGTCTCTGTAATGGTACGGAAGGGAGATGAGCCTTCCCCTCTCGTCAAACAGCGCAAAGTCCACACCCCACGTGTCCACTCCCACCGACTGCGTGTCGGAGGTCTCAAGAACACTCTCTATTTCCTCATAGAATTTCGGAAGATTCCACAAAAAGTGATCTCTGTCTCTTCCCGGAAGGAAAATCCCCTCCGTTCGAAACCTCTTCAGCTCCCTCACCGTCAACTTTTCCCTCAGTTCCACCTCGTAGATCTTCCCGTTCGTTGCACCAAGATCCACGGCGAGCACCTTCACAACCATCCCTCCGGAACACCCGTTGGATCCCTTCCAAGGCTGAGCACCCTCAGAAGGATCTCTGCTGCTTTCTCCAGAATCTCAACCCTGTCGTAGGCTTCTGCTACGTCCTTTCCAAACGCTACAACTCCATGTTTGTCCCACAGGACGGCATCCTTTCCCCGAGCTTTTTCGACGGTTTTCAAACCGAGTTCCACGCTCCCTGGTTTTTCAAACTCGACAACGGAAATCCCCTGGGGAAAGAAGATGAGAACCTCAGGGTGAATCTTCATCATCTTTGGAAGAAGGTCCTGAAAGTCCTTCAAGTTCATCAGAGTGAGGAGGTTTAGCGGGTGTGTGTGAACGATCGCTCTTTTCTCTGAGTTCATCTCCTTGAACCGTG is a genomic window containing:
- the rhaD gene encoding rhamnulose-1-phosphate aldolase → MKEIVKEIQKVAYWLAVKGLSEANAGNISVRIDEVPSSYEVKSMEAYGFEYDGPEMYLLITATGSRMREIFEDESKICLLHILPGRYYEILHGEGKPTSEFPTHLMIHARFKEMNSEKRAIVHTHPLNLLTLMNLKDFQDLLPKMMKIHPEVLIFFPQGISVVEFEKPGSVELGLKTVEKARGKDAVLWDKHGVVAFGKDVAEAYDRVEILEKAAEILLRVLSLGRDPTGVPEGWL
- a CDS encoding alpha-L-rhamnosidase, whose amino-acid sequence is MNLKDLENPGVWYRPAPFWSWNDKLCEEELLRQIDEMCEKGYGGFFMHSRVGLVTEYLSDEWMALVKRCAEHARKLGMLAWLYDEDKWPSGFAGGIVPLESDEYRHRFLVLLKKEQIEPGDEILKRIERGNEELFVVKRTMKLGDPWFNGTCYVDLLSKKVTEAFIRSTHEKYRKVCGEFFGSSIPGIFTDEPTYLRVHYPEIPTLPWTDRFPEEFLKRKGYDIREHFEELFFNTKDYMKVRYDFFDVATELFIENFTIPYAKWCEENGISMTGHYMAEDTLRGQVEWIGAAMPHYEYMQIPGVDKLARHLEQVITIKQVSSVAEQLRKKWVLCETFGTTGQHVSFLHRKWIADWQAVLGITYINPHLSLYSMRGERKRDYPPNLFYQQPWWKNEKRFSDYLARLNYLMTQGKREVKVLMIHPITSAWCVYSKFDDEIDKLNESFDRTVKELVSNKIDFHFGDETILSKHGRVSGEKLVVGNCEYDIVLVPPLLNLRRSTVDLLNEFSKNGGKILVLKDGNFFPERVEGRKEKPEFLKRARVFEDLQGLIDSLRDVAAVEVIDKKTGKNAKSVIAQKRLLENGSYIIFLANTDINREVHCQLNLKEEKRHIYAIDIFDFAVVEFSEREFTMHPASSLLIWVTDEEIPSQRRSVISTGVTLKREFELEMAFSEFETEMNGFNVLPVDRVDMFEADGKVFRDEYVSKIWYEFYRLPEGTPFGVVYSFEIREKPEKLFLVVECAENLDRITVNGHEAVFKKKGCTFTEEECFLDVNFGKMDITELVQVGKNIVVLEGKKSNNITGPGCHERVKNPENHRPTEVETIYLVGKFSLVNVDETKYVIDAPKTPDHKDITRSGYPFYVGSFTLRKTFEMKKDPKRRYFLKLNSVRAASVEVFLNEKFVGSLFWEPFMVEITDNLHDGKNELKLVLTNTLFNLIEANHKADVLEETFRRPWSFIDFEHHTDRYILLPFGLENAAVLSSFSP
- a CDS encoding rhamnulokinase; the encoded protein is MVVKVLAVDLGATNGKIYEVELREKLTVRELKRFRTEGIFLPGRDRDHFLWNLPKFYEEIESVLETSDTQSVGVDTWGVDFALFDERGRLISLPYHYRDIRTEGVMEKVFDIIPKKYIFERTGIQFMEINTLYQLYSMVLSKDPFLKVAKKILMIPDVFNFWLSGEVVSEYTIASTSQCYSVPEKRWAFDLLEKLSIPTEIFPEVVSPGTVLGKCRVKREMNVIATTCHDTASAVVAVPFEEEGIYISSGTWFLVGTELEEPLLTEEAMERNFTNEGGYGKIRFLKNATGMWLLEECNRMWKKNYSEIVEMAENAPSFQAFLDPDREEFLHPGNMLERIRSYLEKTGQRTLGGIGEISRLIFESLAFNSKWIVEQIEELTGRRYEKIHIVGGAVKNDLLMSFIADATGKIVVAGPVDATPIGNALVQFIAMGEIKDLDEAREVVRKSFELKMFEPKNPELWSEKYEEWRRYKGMRV